A single Pantoea rwandensis DNA region contains:
- a CDS encoding baseplate assembly protein, whose protein sequence is MATIDLSQLPAPDVVEVLDYEVLLAERKSTLISLYPEDQQEAVARVLALESEPIVKVLQENAYREVILRQRINEAARAVMVAYAVGDDLDQVGANNGVTRLTVTAAEDAAIPPVAAVMESDDDYRARIAGAFEGLSVAGPSGAYEFHARSADGRVADASATSPSPAVVVVTVLAREGDGTAPADLLAVVDAALNDENVRPVADRVTVQPADIVNYEIEAELYLYPGPEAEPIRAASEAKLVAYISTQKRLGRDIRLSALYAAMHVEGVQRVNLIQPLADVVLDKTQAAYCTGYTLGVGGSDE, encoded by the coding sequence ATGGCAACCATTGACCTGAGCCAGCTTCCTGCACCCGACGTGGTGGAAGTGCTGGATTATGAAGTGCTGTTAGCGGAACGAAAGTCCACGCTGATTTCGCTCTACCCGGAAGACCAGCAGGAGGCCGTCGCCCGCGTGCTGGCGCTGGAGTCCGAACCCATCGTTAAGGTGCTGCAGGAAAATGCCTATCGAGAAGTGATCCTGCGCCAGCGCATCAACGAGGCGGCGCGCGCTGTGATGGTGGCTTATGCCGTGGGCGATGATTTAGACCAGGTTGGCGCTAACAATGGCGTTACCCGGCTGACTGTCACAGCGGCCGAGGATGCCGCTATTCCGCCCGTGGCGGCGGTGATGGAAAGTGATGACGATTATCGCGCGCGCATCGCGGGGGCTTTTGAAGGGCTGAGTGTTGCCGGGCCTTCCGGTGCTTACGAATTTCATGCACGCAGCGCAGACGGGCGAGTGGCGGATGCGTCCGCCACCAGTCCGTCGCCAGCCGTTGTCGTGGTCACGGTACTGGCGCGTGAAGGTGACGGTACGGCACCCGCCGATCTGCTTGCCGTGGTTGATGCGGCACTCAATGACGAGAACGTCCGACCGGTAGCAGACCGTGTGACCGTCCAGCCAGCAGATATCGTTAATTACGAGATTGAGGCCGAGCTTTATCTTTATCCGGGGCCGGAGGCAGAGCCAATCCGCGCCGCATCTGAGGCAAAGCTTGTCGCCTATATCAGCACGCAGAAGCGACTCGGGCGTGACATTAGACTGTCCGCACTCTATGCCGCCATGCACGTAGAAGGTGTGCAGCGCGTCAACCTGATTCAGCCGCTTGCCGACGTCGTGCTGGATAAAACGCAGGCGGCGTACTGCACCGGTTACACGCTTGGCGTAGGAGGTTCGGATGAGTGA
- a CDS encoding phage tail protein I, which produces MSDRLLPTGSSVLEVAAAEALAKLGELNVPLRQLWNPYTCPLILLPYLAWAWSVDRWDTGWSESTKRSVVAAARAVHQRKGTIGAIRRVVEPLGYLIRVIEWWKTNETPGTFRLDVGVLDTGITEEMYNELERMISDAKPLSRHLIGLSINLDANGVIPVAVASYSGDELTVYPYTPELISVGGPVYSGAAVHLIDLTEVSA; this is translated from the coding sequence ATGAGTGATCGCCTTTTACCCACGGGCTCGTCGGTGCTGGAGGTTGCCGCTGCCGAGGCGCTGGCAAAACTCGGCGAGCTGAACGTGCCGCTGCGTCAGCTCTGGAATCCCTATACATGCCCGCTAATCCTGCTGCCGTATCTGGCGTGGGCGTGGTCGGTTGACCGCTGGGATACCGGCTGGAGTGAATCCACCAAGCGCTCTGTAGTGGCGGCTGCGCGCGCAGTGCATCAGCGTAAGGGCACCATTGGTGCAATCCGGCGCGTAGTCGAGCCGCTCGGCTATCTGATCCGCGTTATCGAGTGGTGGAAAACCAACGAGACGCCTGGCACGTTCCGGCTTGACGTGGGTGTGCTCGATACCGGCATCACCGAGGAAATGTACAACGAGCTGGAGCGGATGATATCGGACGCGAAGCCGTTAAGTCGTCACCTCATTGGCCTGTCCATCAACCTTGATGCAAACGGCGTAATACCCGTGGCGGTTGCCAGCTACAGCGGCGACGAGCTGACGGTTTACCCCTACACCCCTGAACTTATCAGCGTCGGCGGACCGGTCTATTCCGGTGCGGCGGTGCATCTTATTGACCTGACGGAAGTGAGCGCATGA
- a CDS encoding phage tail protein — MTTKYFAVLTNQGAALLANAAALGTKVNITSMAVGDGGGTLPTPDPAQTKLVGEKRRAQLNALTIDTANSSQIIAEQIIPEGDGGFWIREIGLFDDAGVMIAVANCAETYKPQLVEGSGRTQTVRMILIVNSTTAVTLKVDPAVVLATRQYVDNAVIEVKAYADTLMKNHTDASNPHSQYLQTAEALSELKEAGLVAETLENLGLMSAAQRAVGVGSKQVPDMSFFGMLAASPGYQILPGGIVFQWGIAAVPVAGSVNIKYPITIDVGLSQFATPVDVSSTNNYRVGVANSDKTSVTLTSTNTASVTGVMWLSIGKMNQ; from the coding sequence ATGACGACTAAATATTTTGCCGTTCTGACCAATCAGGGCGCGGCCTTGCTGGCTAACGCCGCCGCGCTTGGCACCAAGGTGAACATTACATCAATGGCGGTGGGTGACGGTGGCGGCACGCTGCCGACGCCTGACCCGGCACAGACAAAGCTTGTCGGGGAAAAGCGCCGCGCACAGCTCAATGCACTGACCATTGATACCGCCAACAGCAGCCAGATTATCGCCGAGCAGATTATCCCGGAGGGTGATGGCGGTTTCTGGATACGTGAAATCGGTCTGTTCGACGACGCAGGGGTGATGATTGCGGTTGCCAACTGCGCTGAAACCTACAAGCCGCAACTGGTTGAGGGCAGTGGGCGCACGCAGACCGTTCGCATGATCCTGATCGTGAACAGCACCACCGCAGTTACGCTTAAGGTAGACCCCGCAGTGGTGCTGGCAACCCGACAATACGTGGACAACGCAGTGATTGAGGTGAAAGCCTATGCTGACACCCTGATGAAAAATCACACGGATGCCAGTAATCCGCACAGCCAGTATCTCCAAACGGCTGAGGCGCTTTCTGAACTTAAAGAAGCCGGACTGGTTGCGGAGACGCTGGAGAATCTTGGTCTGATGAGCGCGGCTCAACGTGCTGTTGGGGTAGGCAGCAAGCAAGTTCCGGATATGAGCTTTTTTGGTATGTTGGCAGCCTCGCCGGGATATCAAATTTTACCCGGAGGTATTGTCTTTCAATGGGGGATTGCCGCTGTACCGGTTGCAGGCAGCGTAAACATCAAATACCCCATTACTATTGACGTGGGGCTCTCGCAATTCGCCACGCCAGTAGACGTAAGCTCAACTAATAACTACCGTGTAGGTGTGGCAAATTCTGACAAAACCAGCGTCACGCTGACCTCGACCAATACGGCCAGCGTGACGGGTGTGATGTGGTTGAGCATCGGAAAAATGAACCAGTAA
- a CDS encoding tail fiber assembly protein yields the protein MENKYYYAPSTGGFYQSSIHVSIPVDALEITQEDYLYLLEGQTLGSEIVSGNDGWPVLAAPEKPSRPELVATADAEKLRLLSVAALKIAPLQDAADFDEQTEEEGAALKAWRTYRIDVNRVDTSTAPDIEWPIIPA from the coding sequence ATGGAAAATAAATATTATTACGCGCCATCAACCGGCGGTTTTTATCAGTCGTCTATTCATGTCTCTATTCCGGTTGATGCGCTGGAGATTACACAGGAGGATTACCTTTACCTGCTGGAAGGCCAGACTTTGGGGAGTGAAATTGTCTCCGGTAATGATGGCTGGCCGGTACTGGCTGCACCAGAAAAGCCAAGCCGGCCTGAGCTTGTCGCGACGGCTGATGCCGAGAAATTGAGGTTGCTGTCTGTTGCTGCCCTGAAAATTGCGCCTCTACAGGATGCGGCAGACTTTGATGAGCAGACGGAAGAAGAAGGTGCAGCGCTGAAGGCGTGGAGGACTTACCGAATCGATGTGAACCGGGTGGATACCTCAACCGCTCCGGATATTGAGTGGCCGATTATCCCAGCATAA
- a CDS encoding phage tail sheath protein → MADYHHGVRVVEINDGTRTISTVSTAIVGMVCTAQDADAATFPLNTPVLITNVQGAVGKAGVKGTLASSLQAIADQSKPVTVVVRVAEGADDAETISNIIGGTDENGQYTGMKALLAAQTQLDVKPRILGVPGLDSLEVATALASISQQLRAFAYVSAWECKTISDARLYRDNFSQRELMVIWPDFLAWNTTTNASDTAYATARALGLRAKIDNDTGWHKTLSNVGVNGVTGISASVFWDLQQVGTDADLLNQADVTTLIRKDGFRFWGNRTCSDDPLFQFENYTRTAQVLADTIAEAHMWAVDKPLTPVLVKEIIAGINAKFRELVNAGYLLGASAWYDESANDKDTLKAGKLFIDYDYTPVPPLEDLTFRQRITDSYLATFAASVNS, encoded by the coding sequence ATGGCAGATTATCATCACGGTGTCCGCGTCGTCGAAATCAACGACGGCACGCGCACCATCTCCACCGTATCAACCGCGATTGTCGGCATGGTCTGCACCGCGCAGGATGCAGACGCGGCAACGTTCCCGCTGAACACGCCGGTACTTATCACCAACGTGCAGGGCGCAGTCGGTAAAGCTGGCGTGAAAGGCACGCTCGCATCATCCCTGCAGGCAATCGCTGACCAGTCAAAACCCGTCACCGTCGTGGTGCGCGTGGCGGAAGGCGCAGACGATGCCGAAACCATTTCGAACATCATCGGCGGCACCGACGAGAACGGGCAATACACCGGCATGAAAGCGCTGCTCGCGGCGCAGACTCAGCTCGATGTGAAACCCCGCATTCTCGGCGTGCCCGGCCTCGATTCGCTGGAAGTTGCCACCGCGCTTGCCAGCATTTCGCAGCAGTTGCGCGCCTTCGCCTACGTGTCGGCGTGGGAGTGCAAGACCATTTCCGACGCCCGCCTGTATCGCGACAATTTCAGTCAGCGTGAGCTGATGGTGATCTGGCCTGATTTCCTCGCGTGGAATACCACCACCAACGCGTCGGACACGGCCTATGCCACCGCCCGTGCGCTGGGCCTGCGCGCCAAAATCGACAACGACACCGGCTGGCATAAAACCCTGTCGAACGTTGGCGTAAACGGCGTGACCGGCATTTCTGCGTCGGTCTTCTGGGATTTGCAGCAGGTTGGTACCGATGCGGACCTGCTTAATCAGGCTGACGTCACCACGCTTATCCGCAAAGACGGTTTCCGTTTCTGGGGTAACCGCACCTGCAGTGATGATCCATTGTTCCAGTTTGAAAACTACACCCGCACCGCGCAGGTGCTGGCAGATACCATCGCCGAGGCGCACATGTGGGCGGTTGATAAACCGCTGACGCCGGTACTCGTTAAGGAAATTATTGCGGGTATCAACGCCAAGTTCCGCGAGCTGGTGAACGCAGGTTATCTGCTGGGCGCATCAGCCTGGTATGACGAAAGCGCCAACGATAAAGACACCCTGAAGGCGGGCAAGCTCTTTATCGATTACGACTACACGCCGGTTCCGCCGCTGGAAGATCTGACTTTCCGCCAGCGTATTACCGACAGCTATCTGGCGACGTTCGCCGCATCCGTAAACAGCTAA